The Brassica oleracea var. oleracea cultivar TO1000 chromosome C6, BOL, whole genome shotgun sequence genome includes a region encoding these proteins:
- the LOC106300242 gene encoding pectinesterase 1 — protein MDSVTSFKGYGKVDEAQDLALKKKTRKRLILLTVSGVILVAVIIAAVVGTVVHSKNKNSSEPTPSSPPELTPSTSLKTICSVTRFPESCFNSISKLPSSNTTDPEVLFKLSLKVIIDELDSISDLPEKLSTETEDERIKSALRVCGNLIEDALDRLNDTVSSMDASKDGSKKTLNSSRINDLKTWLSATVTDHETCFDAIDELATNKTEYGNSTITKQLKSAMSSSTEFASNSLAIVSKILAAISDFGIPIHGRRRLLMSQQTPEWARRRLLQTEGLKPDVTVAADGSGDVMTVNEAVAMVPKKSLKVFVIYVKAGRYVENVVMDKGKWNVMIYGDGKDKTIIAGGKNFIDGTPTYETATFAIQGKGFIMKDIAIINTSGAAKHQAVAFRSGSDFSVYYQCSFDGFQDTLYPHSNRQFYRNCDVTGTIDFIFGSAAVVFQDCKIMPRQPLGNQFNTITAQGKKDPNQNSGMSIQRCTISANGNVTAPTYLGRPWKDFSTTVIMETEIGPVVKATGWMSWVDGVDPPPSIVYGEYKNTGPGSDVAMRVKWAGYKAVMTADEAAKFTVATLLHGGDWIPATGVTHQLS, from the exons ATGGATTCAGTGACATCCTTCAAAGGATATGGAAAAGTAGACGAAGCTCAAGATCTAGCGTTAAAGAAAAAGACAAGAAAACGTCTGATTCTCCTAACCGTCTCCGGCGTAATCCTCGTCGCGGTGATAATCGCCGCCGTGGTCGGTACCGTGGTCCACAGCAAAAACAAGAACTCATCCGAGCCAACACCGAGTTCACCCCCCGAGTTAACACCATCCACATCGCTTAAAACCATTTGCAGCGTGACACGTTTCCCCGAATCTTGCTTCAACAGTATCTCAAAGCTTCCATCTTCCAACACAACAGATCCAGAGGTTCTGTTCAAGCTCTCGTTAAAGGTAATCATAGACGAGCTCGATTCGATTTCCGATTTACCGGAAAAGCTATCGACGGAGACGGAGGACGAGAGGATCAAATCCGCGTTAAGGGTATGTGGGAATCTGATCGAAGACGCGTTAGATCGGCTCAACGACACCGTCTCGTCAATGGACGCGTCTAAGGACGGGAGCAAGAAGACTCTAAACTCGTCGAGAATCAACGATCTCAAGACTTGGCTTAGCGCAACCGTGACGGATCACGAGACGTGTTTCGACGCGATAGACGAGTTAGCTACGAACAAGACGGAGTACGGGAACTCGACGATCACGAAGCAGCTCAAGTCCGCGATGAGCAGCTCCACCGAGTTCGCAAGCAACAGCCTCGCAATCGTGTCGAAGATCCTCGCCGCGATAAGCGACTTCGGGATTCCGATTCACGGAAGGAGACGGCTTTTGATGAGTCAGCAGACCCCGGAGTGGGCGCGGCGGAGGCTGTTACAGACGGAGGGTCTGAAGCCTGATGTGACGGTAGCGGCTGATGGAAGCGGAGATGTGATGACGGTGAACGAAGCGGTGGCGATGGTGCCGAAGAAGAGCTTGAAGGTGTTTGTGATCTATGTGAAAGCTGGGAGGTACGTTGAGAATGTTGTGATGGATAAGGGTAAGTGGAATGTTATGATCTACGGCGACGGGAAAGATAAAACAATTATCGCCGGCGGGAAGAACTTTATCGACGGGACTCCGACTTATGAAACGGCGACGTTTG CTATACAAGGCAAAGGATTTATAATGAAGGACATCGCAATCATAAACACCTCCGGAGCAGCGAAGCACCAGGCGGTGGCGTTCCGATCAGGCTCCGACTTCTCCGTTTATTACCAATGCTCATTCGACGGTTTCCAAGACACGCTCTACCCTCACTCCAACCGCCAGTTCTACCGCAACTGTGATGTCACCGGCACCATCGACTTCATCTTCGGAAGCGCCGCTGTGGTTTTCCAAGACTGCAAGATCATGCCACGTCAGCCTCTCGGGAACCAGTTCAACACCATAACGGCTCAGGGGAAGAAAGATCCGAACCAGAACTCTGGCATGTCGATCCAGCGATGCACTATCTCAGCCAACGGGAATGTGACCGCTCCGACGTATCTTGGCCGACCGTGGAAGGATTTTTCTACGACGGTGATTATGGAGACGGAGATTGGACCGGTGGTTAAAGCTACCGGGTGGATGTCGTGGGTTGACGGCGTTGATCCGCCTCCGAGTATTGTGTACGGTGAGTACAAGAATACGGGTCCTGGTTCGGATGTGGCAATGAGAGTTAAATGGGCTGGGTATAAAGCGGTTATGACGGCGGATGAGGCAGCTAAGTTTACGGTGGCAACGCTTTTACATGGCGGTGATTGGATACCGGCGACGGGAGTGACCCATCAGCTATCTTGA
- the LOC106300243 gene encoding proteasome subunit alpha type-5-A-like, whose protein sequence is MFLTRTEYDRGVNTFSPEGRLFQVEYAIEAIKLGSTAIGVKTKEGVVLAVEKRITSPLLEPSSVEKIMEIDDHIGWAMRGLIADARTLVEHARVETQNHRFSYGEPMTVESTTQALCDLALRFGEGDEESMSRPFGVSLLIAGHDENGPSLYYTDPSGTFWQCNAKAIGSGSEGADSSLQEQFNKDLSLSEAETIAVSILKQVMEEKVTPNNVDIAKVAPAYHLYTPQEVEAVISRL, encoded by the exons ATGTTTCTCACAAG GACCGAGTACGACAGAGGAGTCAACACTTTCTCTCCTGAAGGAAGGCTATTCCAAGTCGAGTATGCCATTGAAGCTATCAAG CTGGGTTCTACTGCAATTGGAGTAAAGACTAAGGAAGGAGTTGTGCTTGCTGTCGAGAAGCGTATCACCTCCCCTTTGCTG GAGCCGAGCAGTGTGGAGAAGATTATGGAAATTGATGACCATATTGGCTGGGCCATGAGGGGCTTAATTGCTGATGCGCGTACTCTTGTTGAGCATGCAAGAGTTGAGACTCAA AACCACAGATTCTCGTATGGTGAGCCAATGACTGTAGAGTCCACCACGCAAGCACTGTGTGATCTGGCTTTACGGTTTGGTGAAGGAGATGAAGAATCAATG TCTCGGCCATTTGGAGTCTCTCTTCTCATTGCTGGTCATGATGAAAACGGACCGAGCTT GTACTACACGGACCCGTCTGGAACGTTCTGGCAGTGCAATGCAAAGGCGATTGGTTCAGGCTCAGAAGGAGCTGATAGTTCTCTTCAAGAGCAATTCAACAAA GATCTGTCGCTGAGTGAAGCTGAGACGATCGCTGTATCTATCCTCAAGCAAGTTATGGAAGAAAAG GTGACTCCAAACAATGTGGACATTGCTAAGGTAGCTCCAGCGTACCATCTCTACACTCCACAAGAAGTTGAAGCAGTCATCAGTCGCCTTTGA
- the LOC106299361 gene encoding uncharacterized protein LOC106299361 — MDITRNSNTKLHLQTQSLFPPNMEKTVDLEPRMNTNPFEEDSLISRINPNKNADLSSSSSSSDMVNERRESFSSQKSIGEGRSSGQRRVMLMESPCTPGRGVFSFSSNVSGRRRNFPSKWVDAEKWVTSGHESPAHSLKVVYSEKSRVTEEKVSLSPPDKLANEVLPSTEGFIFRDSDKFLQFQEEEEAQVQHRDMGTEMTPTGSVTASRCHTPFKSMSPARHNTPSKMSGPLTETKNVIDISEFADKLRLSGSAATQYYSSVTHWNSREEEEEEISKSLRQIDMESELRRSVSESKAVLWDGQDDKIKFCQRYQREEAKIQAWVNLQNAKAEAQSKKLEMKIQKMRSNFEEKLMKRMDTVHRRAEDWRATARQQHAEQLHRAAETARKLTNRRGYLVSGRSSCGCIPYTNTCH; from the exons ATGGACATCACAAGAAACAGCAACACCAAACTCCATCTTCAAACTCAGTCTTTGTTTCCTCCTAATATG GAGAAAACTGTAGATCTGGAGCCAAGAATGAACACAAACCCATTTGAAGAAGATTCGCTTATAAGCAGAATCAACCCAAATAAAAATGCAGACCTAAGCAGTAGCAGCAGCAGTAGTGATATGGTAAATGAAAGAAGAGAGAGTTTCTCATCACAAAAGAGCATTGGAGAAGGAAGAAGCAGTGGGCAGAGAAGAGTGATGCTAATGGAGTCTCCTTGCACTCCAGGTAGAGGAGTCTTCAGTTTCAGTAGCAATGTCTCTGGGAGAAGAAGAAACTTTCCTTCTAAATGGGTCGATGCAGAGAAATGGGTCACCTCCGGTCATGAATCTCCGGCACATTCCCTCAAAGTTGTTTACTCGGAGAAGTCTAGGGTTACAGAGGAGAAAGTCTCATTATCTCCACCAG ATAAGTTAGCAAACGAAGTGCTCCCATCAACGGAAGGGTTTATATTCAGAGATTCCGACAAGTTTCTCCAATTTCAGGAAGAAGAAGAAGCTCAAGTTCAACACAGAGACATGGGAACAGAGATGACACCAACCGGAAGCGTAACGGCTTCAAGATGTCACACGCCATTTAAAAGCATGTCTCCGGCTAGACACAACACGCCTTCGAAAATGTCTGGTCCGTTAACAGAAACTAAAAACGTTATAGACATCTCCGAGTTCGCCGACAAGCTACGACTCAGTGGGTCAGCAGCGACTCAGTACTATAGCTCGGTCACTCATTGGAACTCGAGGGAAGAGGAAGAAGAAGAGATATCGAAGAGCTTAAGACAAATAGACATGGAAAGTGAGTTACGGAGAAGTGTTTCAGAATCTAAAGCTGTTTTATGGGATGGTCAAGACGACAAGATCAAGTTTTGCCAAAG ATATCAAAGAGAAGAAGCCAAGATCCAGGCATGGGTGAATCTCCAAAATGCTAAAGCAGAAGCTCAGTCCAAGAAACTCGAG ATGAAAATACAGAAGATGAGATCAAATTTTGAAGAGAAACTGATGAAGAGAATGGACACGGTGCACCGGAGAGCAGAGGACTGGAGAGCTACGGCGAGGCAGCAACATGCTGAGCAGTTGCACAGAGCAGCTGAAACGGCGAGGAAGTTAACAAACCGTCGTGGCTACTTGGTTTCTGGGCGAAGCTCATGTGGTTGTATTCCTTACACTAATACTTGTCACTAA